Within the Nitrospira sp. genome, the region GAATTGTGAAGAATGAAAGTTCGACCGCAGACCCTGTTTGGATACGTTCCCACCAGGCTCCAATAATCTGCGAGATGAATGAGTTAATGGCGGTATTGACTACCAGGGCATCCGCATCGATCTTGTTCCTGCAACCCAGCTTGCGAATCTGCCTGCAGAGCGAACTACAAGTAGGTTTAAGCGCTCGACCCAAATTTTTGTCTGGGGAAGACTCGAATGTCGCAGGCTTGACACCTAGTAGGTCTGTCGGAAGCTTAAGATCGTGAGTGCTCTCGTAAACAAGAAAGCAGCGCTGTCGGCCAATGCTTCCAATGAACAAACCGAGTTCGAATACGACGTTGTCACGAGGAGTCAGCTTCTTAGCTTGGCGACTTGTCGTGACATCGTCCGGTGTCAGCACTACGACCGCGAAATCCATATCTCCGGACGTTTTCTCAAGCGACTCGATGTATGTGGCGCTGAGTTCGAATTTCCACGGCCATGGTGCTATCTCGGCATTGTCGCCAAGATTATGTAAGAGGAGGCGTTCGACAGCTTTAGCAATCTTAATTCCTTCGGACGACGACGCAATGAATACTTTCGGTACCATGATCCTTCCTCACCCCATAGTATGAGCGAGAGTCAGCTGGCGAAACTAATGCGCATCATCTATAGCTCAGCTGAAACATCGAGAAGTCGCAGGGTCAAATCTTGACTCGCGTCGATGGCTTAGCGAACTCTGGCTTTGCTATAGCCATCAGGAACGGGTCCCAATCAGCCTGAGTGGCGGAATTGCCTCAACTATCTGCGTGCGTGGAAACTCTGTCAAGAATGGACTGGCGAGAAATGCTCCTATTCCAGCTTAGGCTGATAAGTATGGTAATTGTACACCGGACATAAGGTTCATGATGGAACAGCAGTGTGTCCTCACTCACGAGCGGAGGTTTTCAGCTGAGTTCAAACGTGGGGCGGTTGCGAGGCTGGATACACCTGAGGGAATGATGAGTCAAATCGCGGCCGAGGTAAGAGCAGATACACTTGGCTATATCGATCGTTGCCATAACCCTTCCGACAGCGGCGAAGACTGGGGGGGTCAGCAGCAGGGGACAAAACTCTTAGCCCACGTGTCTGTGGAACCAGGGTAGAACCTGGGGCATGAAGAAGAGCATTAAGCCGAGCTCCCTTGCGTTGGTTCATGGGCCGCCGGGCACCGGCAAAACCTTGAACGTCCACCTTGAGGAAGCACACGGGCAAAGACGTGTTCCGGATCGACTTGTCTCGGGTCGTATCCAAATACATCGGTGAGACGGAGGGAAACCTATCGCGGCTTTTCGATAAGGGCGAAAACAAAAACTGGATGTTGTTCTTTGATGAGGCCGATACCCTGTTCGGCAAGCGAACCGAGGTCCGAGACACGCATGATAGATACCGCAATCAGGAAGTCGCTTACCTACTGCAACGGATTAAAAGCTACAGCGGACTGGTGATTCTGACTACCAACCAGCACGGCAATCTTGACGAAGCGTTTTCCCGCCGCATTCAAGCCATCATCCATTTCCCCATACCGCGCCCTGAGGACCGCCACGAAATCTGCAACTTACAGTAAATGGTGGTATTTCAGACGAGCAATTTCTACGTCCGGAAAGAAACCTAAAAAAACATATTGCAAGCCTGCATACTTTCAAACATAATTCTGCCCCCTAAAACAATACGTCCCACTTCCGTCGATCGACCTCCTTGCCGAGGCGATGTCTCATGGGGACCCAGGCAAATTCTCATGCTCAGATTATCCCCCTTCCTAAGTGCGGCGGTGTGCTTCGCGGGTTAAGAGAAAAGTTTTCTCCCGATCTAATTACGGGCACTGCACATTCAATCATCCCGATAACTGTCCTCCTGGTCGTAACGGCTTCCAACCGCAGCTCAATCTCATCTACAGCGCGGAAAATGGTAATCGGCCGTTCTGGTTTCGGTGGACCCTTAGTATTCCCGGCATCGCCCGCAAAATGTCGAATGGCATCCTTCGCTACCTGGACCACTCGCCGTATCCGAAACGCATTGGCGAAGCGATGGAAAGCAGGGAATGCTGCCGCATGGCGTTTACAATGAGGTGGGCTAAAGTCATTGGCTAATCGGTCATCAATTGCCGATTCGGGCATAGTCAATTAGGACCGATGAGGAGCAGAGACTCTAAACATGGCTCTCTCTGAGTAGGGCAAGAAACATATAAGCTGATGCAGGAGGAAACGGTATGCAATGGGAATATCCATCATTTGTTGAGATCAGAATGGATGCGGAAATCGGGTCCTATCAGGATGAATTTCAAAATCCACCCGACATGACTGATATTTCGAATGAGAGACCTCGTACGCTAACAGAGGAGAGAAAGGATTAAGGCTCAGGCGCTTGTTGGTTTCACTTGCACTCAAGTTTTGCTCTCTTCGAGGTCAACGCTGAGGATGCGATCATATTGTGTGTAAATGCCTTCACAACTGCCGATGTCATACGAGAGGAAGCGCGGGGCGGCCATGCCTCTGAGCCTCGTATGACACCTATGCATCTGGAGAGTGAATATGAGACCCAAAAGCGACATGCGCATTAGGATCTCGATTGCACTAGGTTTAGGGATGCTAGCGATGCCAGTGCATGCTACCGACGTGATGACTCAACATAATGACCGCGCCAGAACGGGAACGAACCTAAAAGAGACGATGTTAAACACGTCGAATGTCAGAACAGGACAATTTGGCAAGCTCTGGAACCTTTTTGCCGACGGGCAGATTGTCGCGCAACCGCTGTACGTGTCGGACCTTCAGATCGATGTGGGAGGGCACCAAGGTAGATTCAATGCCGTGATCGTTGCCACAATGCATAACACTATCTACGTGTACGATGCCGACAAAGAAAACAAAGGTCCGGAAGGAAGAACAGTTCCGTTATGGGCCAGATGGCTAGGCACCCCGAGGCCTGGTGGGGAAGACATTGATATGTACCACACCAATGACCCGGAGTGGGGGATACTAAGTACCCCCGTGATCAATGATGCCAAAACGGTCATTTATGCGGTGGCGTGGCATGATAAGGGAAATGGGAATTACGAATACCGGCTCCATGCACTCAACCTACGTGACGGATCACCAAGGGGGCAGCCGATGGCGGTGACGGGATCCGTGCCGAATCCAAAGGATCCACAGGCCTCTCCCATAAGCTTTGATCCGAGACCACAGAAGCAGCGGGCTGGCTTGTTAGTCAGCAAGGGGGTCCTCTATGTCGCATTTGGTGGTGGTTATCATGGCTGGTTATTTGCTTACGATGCGGAGACCTTGCAACAGCGCGCGGTTTGGTGCTCGACACCAAGCGGCAACCAAGGAGGCATTTGGCAGGCTGGCCAGGGTCCGGTCGCCGATGCTGAAGGACATATCTATATCATGACCGGCAATGGGACATTTGACGTCACCCAGGGAGGCAGCAGTTATGCAGACAGCCTCGTGAAGTTAAGGTTGGAAAATCAAAAATTTGTCGTGAAGGATTATTTCACTCCGTGTAATCAAAAATGGTTACAGGATATGGACATTGACCTCGGCTCGTCAGGCCCCGTTCTCTTGCCGGGAGAAAAGATCATCGTTGGGGGTGGGAAACAAGGCCGACTGTACGTCATGAACACTGGGAATTTAGGAAAGCATCATCCAAATCCAGCGAACAATCAGTGCGACAATCCCAACGTGATCCAAGAATTTCAGGCAAATCCATTCTCGAGCGATCCCAATGGACGCCCGCATATTCATGGGGGGCCGGTCTTTTGGAACGGTCCCGATGCCGCTCGCCTCTATGTTTGGAGTGAACACAGCCCCTTGAAGGCATTCAAATTCAAGGATAATCGATTTATAGATTTAGAGAATGCCAAGACCAGTGGTTATAGACCGCCCTGGGGGATGCCAGGGGGCATGTTGGCGTTATCGAGTAATGGCAGTAGCGCCGGAAGTGGCATAGTCTGGGCACTCGTTCCCCTCACCGGAGATGCGAATTCTCAGCGAGGGGTCAGGGGCCTCTTGCTAGCGTTTGATGCGCAGGATGTCTCAAACGAGTTGTGGCGCAGTGAACAGCCCAATGGCAGGAATTCCTACGGCCTCTTTGCGAAATTTGCGCCCCCCACTGTGGCCGGCGGCAAGGTGTTTGTGGCGACGTATGGGAACGACGAGCTGCAGCGGACGTACTTCAAGAATGATCGGCCGGAACGCCTTCCAACAGAGTATTACGTGGCTGTGTATGGACTTTTGACGAATTCAAAACTCACCGTTGTGGACCAAAACAAGGATGATATTACGGTTCTAAAGGCACAATTGCACGGTCCACCAAAGATTGATCGAGGCAAATGTGAGAGTGTCAATCCACACAACATCGATTGTACGGTTGCCTTGGAGCAGGCCCATGGTGCACCCAGCCTTCACGAGGTGATTGTACCCAATAATTACGATTTTGCGGGGTGCCAGGTGATGCGAGTTACTACGGCGAGCAAGGAGGGTGGGATCACTAACGCGGACTCAGTCGGTTTCTGGAGCGCTGAGGCAACAGAAGGATTTGAGACCACAAATTCAGGACGTACGTTTCCCAAGACCAGCTTGAAGCGTGTCGGAAACGGTGTGTTGAAAAACGGTGCCAACGCCCTCTTCCATGAATTTATTGGCATGGCAAGTTGCGAATTAGGTCCGACCTCCGCGTTCCGCTTGTTTAAACCATTCATGGATTTTCGATCAGACCAAGAGCAAAAGATGTATCGGAACTGGGATCTTGCCCAAAATTACAGGATCGGACGAGAGATTACACAATTCGATCGAAGTGGAGAACTTCTACAGTAAAGAAAAGCTTTATTGCCATAGAACGTTTGCGGTAGGCCCATGTGGAAGACGTTTAAACGGTTGATGATCACGCTCGCTCTCGTAGGAGTCCTAGAGCAAGTTATTCCCAATGCGTATGCCGGTGCTATCCTGCAGCTCTATCATGATCCCCAGAATCCCCAATTCAGTTGGAGTTGGAAAACTATTAGTCAGAAACTCGACAATATCAAGGCAGCGGGCTTTACCGCTCTCTTAATCTCTCCACATCAAGCAGCTTGTGGTGGAAAGCAAAGTGTCGGATACGATCCATATGACTTTCGTAGCTTCGACAGTGCCCACGGAACCGGCGAAGAGCTAGGGGAGCTTGTCAAGAAGGTTCATCGGTATGGCCTCCAGATTTATGCAGATATGGTGATGAATCATATGTGCAGTAACAATTTTAATTACCCTCGATTTGGATCGAATGATTTCCATCATTCTGGATCGATTAATAACTGGGGTGATCAATGGCAGGTCGAAAATGGCTCGCTTTTTGGACTGGAAGACCTCGCACAGGAATCCTCATACGTACGTGGTGAGCTTTGGAAGTACCTTGTCAAGACAAACAACATGGGCTTCGACGGCTATCGCTGGGACGCAGCTAAACATGTGCCGAAGTGGTATTGGAAAGACCACATTGTAAATAACGTCAATGCGTGGGGGAAGTTCAATTTTGGCGAGGTATATGACAGCAATACGGCCTACCTTCAGCAATACATTGATACCGGTATGGCGGTGACAGACTATACCCTGTATTTTCTCATGCGCGACTGTTTCCAGTTTGGTGGAAATCTAGCGGCATTGGATGGAGCCGGTCTGGCTGGGGTAAACGGACCTCGGGCCGTCACATTCGTTCAGAATCATGATGTAGGCCCGCCTCCGAACAGACTCCTGGCCTATGCCTTTATTTCGTCATATCCAGGTTATCCCTTGTACTTTGATGTATCGCTGAATGACGCTAACATCATCAACTTGGTCTGGATTCAAAATCACTTAGCTATAGGCGCGTATCTTAATCGGTACAAAGACCAGCACACGCTTATCTTCGAGCGGGATCATCACCTGCTTGCCGGTATCAACCAATATGGTGACTGGGTTAGCAAGTGGGTAAAAACCTCATGGAACAACACCAAGCTCCATGATCATGCTGGTCACGTAAATGATGTGTGGACCAATAATGACGGCTATGCGGAAGTTTGGATCCCCCCCCTGAGTTATGTCATGTTGGCGCCGTGAGCTACACCACTGACGGCGACGGAGAGAGGCGTTCAGCAGCAGGGGACAAAACTCTTAACTCGCGTGTCCTTGGAAACGGGGGTGAACCCGTAGGAGAGATCTAACAGATCAGAGGCTTATCTATTCAGATACGCTAGGTATCCTAGAAGATACAGTACCTTCAGGTAAACGGCGAGGAGCAGAAAGGCCGATAGCTGGACCTGTACCTGGTTCGCGCCGCTTGAGATGACTTTCCATCCGCGTGGGCGTGAAGGAACAGAAAATGCTTGCACTGGACCTTACCCCAAATAGATCTCCAGCGCCATGAATCGTGCTGATGATACGACAGTCAAGCATCCGGATCTGAGACATGCAACGACTGGTGTCTGGAGAACTCGGCCTGGCTCATATCAACACAGAGTTGTTAACTCAAGGAAACTGGGAAGCCGTGTTGATTCACTGAAAGTGTCTTAGCGATGCGGCTAGCAAGTAGGGCTTCTGGTGTTACCGAAATAACCGGATAAGCAGGGGGGCGCAGTTAATTTCGCCGCCACATGGGGGAAGGGCCAATGGGGGGCGCCTTAACCAACGTGGGTATCATTCATAGTCATCGCCTGTTCCGAGATGCTTTTGTGGTGGCACTAACGAACCAGGAAAGAATAACGGTGGGCTGGGAGGCACCATGCGTTGAGCAGCTGCAGCTGAATGGGGAGGAACCGCAGCCGGATCTGTTTCTTGTGGAAGCCAGCGACTCTCTCGAGAGGTGTTGTGAAGAAGTCGGTCGCTTACGGCTGATGGCGCCTGAGTGCAAGGTGATCATGATGGGAGTGCCGGAAACCGACGAAGCGGTACTCGACTGTATCGAGCGCGTTGGGGCGTCTGGATATGTGCTGGAGAGCGGATCTTTGCACGATGTAGTGCGAAACATTCGCTCGGTGGCGGCCGGAGAAACAGTGTGCTCCCCTCGTGTCGCTGGTCTTGTATTTTCTCGGGTATCCGAACTTTCTCGTCAGGTTTCTTCATCTTGGATAAATCGTCCAGATAAACTTACAAGAAGAGAGGAGGAAATCGTCACAGCCATTGAATGCGGCTGCAGCAACAAAGAAATAGCGGTTCGGCTTGGGATAGAAGTCTCCACTGTGAAGAATCACGTCCATAACATCCTCGACAAGCTCCAGCTGCGCGATCGACGATCCGCCGCCGAATATGCCAAACAACAGGGCCTCGTCGGTTCGCGCCACTAGCACCCCTGCTCCTCGGAATTCAGACCAACTCGCATACGAAGTAGCCTCGGACTTGACGTTCCATCACGACACTCTTGCCATTGGCGCAGATAGATCTAGTCGCATCTAGATCATAGATCATTTTCAGACCCCACATATAGATCCTAATTAGATCCTATGATCTATTTGGCTCCAAAGCATATCAGCCTACTATCCTCTCACACGGTGCCATGAGAACTTTCTGATGCACATGATCCGGGTGCTCTTGGCAAATTATCCCGTCATGGTTCCTGATGCAGTTAGACGCCTCTTGCAAAAACAAGAGGACATGGAACTGGTTGGCGACTGCCGTGGACCGCTGAAGATCCTCCAAGAGACGGGTCGGACCAACGCCGATGCAGTTATTCTTTCCCAGGAAGGGACGGAGGATCTTGGTATTTGCACCCATCTGTTGGGTGTGTATCCTGATTTGGTCATCATGAGTGTTACTCCAAACCTGACTACTGCGTTCACTCTACAAATCTCCATTGAGCGTCGAGAGTCCGTCAACACGAATCTGGAGGACATTCCACAGCTGCTCCGCACAGCGATAGTAAGGGGGCGCAATTCCTTAGGGGAGGGTTGAGGAGGTACGAACGCGTCTTAACAGAAAACTCACCTGTCTAGTGGAGGACACCAATGCCGACATTACCGACTTATCCAGGAGTGTACATTGAAGAAATTCCAAGTGGGGTGCGGACTATTACTGGAGTGGCAACGTCAATCACAGCCTTCGTTGGCTATACGAGCCGCGGGCTGGACAACCGCGCCACGCACCTGTTCAGCTTCGCCGATTTCGAGCGCTCGTTTGGCGGGCTGGCGTCCGATAGCGAACTGAGCTACGCAGTCCAGCACTTCTTTGCAAATGGCGGGACTGAAGCGTATGTGGTGCGCGTGCCAAAGGCTTCGGACGCAGCGGTTGTGAGTCCCGATGTGAAGGCGGCCGCCGCGAGCATTACTCTTCTGGACGACGTCGGTGTCGGTGCCAAGCAAACGCTGATCGTCACGGCTCTCAGCAAGGGGGCCTGGGCAAACAATGTCATCATTGACGTGGATTACGACGGCGTACCCGCAACCGACCCGAAAGCCTTCAACCTTACAATTACCGATCTGACTACCGGCACGGTTGAAACCTTCAGCAACGTAACCCTCGACAGCACGAAGGCCAACTACGTCATAGCCGTAGTCAACGACGAAGACACCGGGTCGAAGATGGTTTCGGTCAGTGTACCGGGTGGCGCTGGCGCCCGGCCGGCCCAGAGCGGTACCGTCGGCAGCGACATAACGCTTGGAGACATCAAGAACGACAAAGCGTACGCTGTGAAGATCACCAGCGATCTTCCAAGCACAGGCGCGATCACCAACCTCAACGTTACGTTTATCGAAGCCGGTGAGGCGATACCAGCTTCGATACTGGGAGTTTGCCGCTTGTTCGAACGCAAGGCTAACGTCGTGCTGGCTGATGCCTTGCCTGGCGCAAGCATTCGCTGCGTTCCCAGCAGCACCGGGTTGGGAATTCGAGTGCTGGCATTCTTCTCTCCAGACACCATTCCTGGCGCGCTTGACGCGAAGATCACGTTCACCGCTGGCACGCCAAACAGTGCGCTCGCGACACTCAAGCTATCAACTTCCACCGCCAACGTTGCTCACTATGTACTCGGAAAGGGCCGTACGACACTCGGCCAATCTGGCGCAGTAGCCGGAGCAGACGGCACCGTTCTGCCGAAGACGGCGGATCTGATCGGCGTCGAGGCTGCGTTCAGCGGGATCTATGCGCTCGAGAAAGTCGACTTGTTCAATCTGCTGTGTATTCCCGACGCGACGCGCGCGCAGCCGGGCAATCCTACCGCAATCGATACAAAAGTGGATCCGAACTCGATCTTCAGCGCCGCGATCACCTACTGCGCGAAACGTCGAGCCTTTCTCCTGATCGATCCGCCACCAAGCGTAGATGACGTCGATTCAGGCACAGATTGGAAGTCATCTACGCTGACCGTGCACGACAAGAACGGCGCGGCATACTTTCCGCGGTTGAGGGTTACCGACCCGTTGAATGATTTTAACCCACGCACCTTCGCGCCCTGCGGCGTGATCGCCGGAGTCTACGCGCGAATCGACGGGTCGCGCGGCGTATGGAAAGCTCCCGCTGGAGTCGAAGCCACCTTAACGGGTGTGCAGGGACCAGTTTACAAGCTCACCGACGCCGAGAACGGTGCGTTGAATCCATTGGGTTTGAACTGCTTCCGCAACTTCCCGATTTACGGAAACGTCTTGTGGGGCGCTCGGACGCTGGTTGGCTCGGATGCCGAAGGCAGCGAGTGGAAGTACGTTCCGGTGAGACGAATGGCGTTATTTCTAGAGGAAAGCCTTTATCGCGGCACGAAGTGGGTTGTATTCGAGCCCAACGACGAGCCGCTCTGGGCACAGATCCGGCTTAACATCGGTGCATTCATGCAGAGCCTCTTCAGGCAAGGCGCGTTTCAAGGTAAAACGCCGCGCGAAGCGTACCTGGTGAAGTGCGATAAGGAAACGACGACTCAGGATGACATTAACCGGGGCATCGTGAACATCCTGGTCGGATTCGCACCGCTCAAGCCGGCGGAGTTTGTGATCATCAAGATCCAACAACTGGCCGGACAGATTCAAACGTAGGCGATGGCTCGTAATGAAAGCGAGCCAGTCCTTCGATACGAGCCAGGTAAGCTGGAGCTTGCTCTCTGAACATAACTCCTGATTCAGGATCGTAGGAGGATGCGATGGCACAATTCACAGTAAACGCGCAACGTTTCGACCCGTATAAAAACTTCAAGTTTCGAGTGAAGTGGGATGGACGTTACGTGGCCGGCATAAGCAAAGTCAGCACACTCAAGCGCACCACCGAGGTGGTGAAGCATCGCGAGGGTGGCGATCCTTCGAGCAGCCGCAAGTCGCCGGGCCGTACCGAGTATGACGCCATCACTCTGGAGCGCGGCGTCACGCACGACACCGAATTCGAAAAATGGGCGAACAAGGTTTGGAACTACGGTTCGGGACTTGGCGCGGAAACATCCCTCAAGGATTTCCGCAAAGAGATAACCATCGAGCTGTACAACGAAGCTGGGCAGCTCGCGCTCGCCTACAAGGTCTATCGATGTTGGGTCTCAGAGTTTCAGTCAATGCCGGATCTTGACGCAAACGCGAATGCGGTTGCCATCGCGCGACTCAAGCTCGAGAACGAGGGTTGGGAGCGCGATTACGAGGTGCCAGAGCCGAGCGAGCCCAGCTTCACCGAGCCAGCGGTCTAAACGGTCGGCACGGAGAGTGAAGGCTGATGCGTCCCCTTTCGATGGCTGAATTGCTCGAGGTCTGGGAGCAAGGTTATAACCAGCCTCTCGCCCAGCGGGCACTCGCTCTCCTCAGTATGGCGTGCCCCGACTTTGACCGGGAAGCTCTGGCTCGCTTGAGCATCGGCCGGCGAGACGGGCTTCTCTTGTCCGCGCGCGAGGCCACCTTTGGCGCGAAACTTTCCGCCATAACCAACTGCCAGAACTGTGGCGAGCAACTGGAAACCGACTTTTATGTCGAGGACTTGCGCACATCAACCGGTTTGGAGTCCGACGTACCAGGCGTACTCTCGGCGGACGGATACGAGGTGCGATTCCGGTTACCCGACACTACCGATCTGCTAGCAGCTGGCGATCAACAAGATGCTGAGGCCGCCAGGACAAATCTACTTGAACGCTGCGTGTTGTCTGCGCAGCGACATTTGGCCCAGTTGCCGATAGGCGCGCTGCCAGAAGAGATCGTGATGGAAATCGAGCGGGAAATGCTGGAAAGGGACGCGCAGGCAAATGTTCAGCTTGAGTTCGACTGTCCTACCTGCGGCGCAAAATGGAGCGCCGCATTCGACATTCTCGTGTTCTTTTGGGGCGAGCTTGATTCTTGGGTGCAGCGGCTGCTGCTTGAGGTGCACACGCTCGCGTCTGCCTACGGATGGCGTGAAGCGGACATACTCGAGATGAGCGCCACGCGGCGCGGTATGTACCTGAACATGGTCAGCGGATGAGAAGTTACTTGAGCATAATAGCCGCAAGAGCCGTCCCACAGCCGCAGTTGATTCGGCCGCGGGTCGCGTCCTTATTTGAATCGTCGGGGCCGCGGATAAGGCTTCTGGAGCCGATCGCCAAGAGGCAAGTCCTCCAACCTCGGCGTGCAAGTAGGAGCGGCAATGAGCAAGCCGAGCCTGCCAGCGTGGCGGAGAATATGGTGGTGCGCGAAAAAAGAGCACGAGCTCCTCACACCGACATCAGGCCTGCAGCCGTCGAAGTTGCCGGGCGAGTCGCAAGCCTTCAACCAGAATTCAAACCAGTCTCTGAACAGTCCCCCTCTCCGTCGATTCGGGGCGCCTCCCGACAGCCAGAATCGGACAGTGAGCCGGCCAAAGGCGAGCAGAGGGCCGAAACGCCTGATCAAAAAGAGGAACGATCGCGCCCTGCCGCGATTCAAACCGAGTCGGCACACGACGAGCCGGCGGCAATTGCAATTATCGAGGAGACGAATGTAATCGGGTCTGCCTCAGAGCCTGCCTCGCCTGGCCTGATCACCGCCAGTGAGGCGCGGCGCGAACCGCCGCTTCACACCGGTGCTGTCGTCAGGCCGGAGCTTGTAACGAGCGAATCGAAGGTGCCGGCTCTCGAGGCGCCGCTGCCGTCTCAAGAAGCACAGCAGTCAATTCACATCACCATCGGACGTGTGGACGTGCGCGCAATCATGTCGCCATCCGTGACTGCAACCAATGAAGTTCGCAAGGCACCGACAGCGGTACCGATGTCGCTTGAGGAGTATTTGAAAAAACGCAACGGAGCTTAGAATTGAGTAATGGGCTTGCAATAGCGGCGGTGACCGCCGTGCTAAAAGATCTGTTGGCCAACGGGCTCAAAACCTACAAGGTCGGCGACATCGTTGGCGGCGACGTCACGGTCAGTGCCGTGGCTCCGGACAAAATCGACGTTGGCGGTGCCGAAGATCCGACTCAGCTCAACCTCTTTCTTTATCAAACGACTCCCAATCAGGGCTGGCGCAACGTCGGACTGCCAACGCGCAACGCGAGCGGCGAGCGAATCAGCAACAACCCTCTCACACTGAATCTGCACTACCTGATCAGCGCTTACGGCGCCAAGAACTTTTATCCTGAGATTATCCTCGGCTATGCGATGCAGTTGTTGCACGAGACGCCGGTCCTAACGCGAGATGCGATTCGGAAAGCGCTGAACCCATCGCCCAAGCCGCCTGACTGGCCCACAGCTCTCATCACGTCCGAGCTAGCGGATCAAGTCGAACAACTGAAGATCTCGCCGGAGGTGATGAACACCGAAGAAATCTCGAAGCTCTGGGCTGCCATTCAGGCGCACTATCGCGCGACGGCAGCATATCAGGTGACCGTTGTGCTGATCGAGAGCAGCCGTCCGACAAAGAACTCGCTTCCGGTCGCCGCTCGCAGCGTGTACGTGGTGCCGTTCGATCAGCCGGTGATCGACAGCGTGACAGAAGAGACAAGCGACACTGCGCCCATTACAGCTGTGACCAAGGTTGTCGCGAAGGGACGACAGCTTCGGGGAGAGACGACTCAACTCATGGTCGGGGGATTCGATCTGACCGCGAACATCAGCGAGTTGCGGGGGACGCAGATCAAGTTCGCGCTAGCGCCCCTGCCGGCAGGGATGCATGCGGGTATCCAGACGGTCCAGGTCGTGCATCCTATGGCGATGGGCACACCTCCGGCGCCGCATGCCGGGGTTGAATCCAATGTCGATGCGTTCGTAATCAGGCCGATCATCACGCCGAATGCTCCGACTGACGTAGTGGCCTCTGTGGTCAATGGCGTGAACGTGAAATCAGGAAATATCAAGGTCGATTTCAATCCGAATGTCGGCAAGACTCAACGCGTCCTGCTGCTCTTGAACGAGTTCAATCCGCCTTCAAACAGGCCGGCTCGGGCTTACAGCTTCAAGGCGGCGCCGGGCAATGGTGTAGTCGATCCAAACACTGAGACCCCTTCGGTGACGATGGCTTTCAGCAACGTCATCCCCGGGGATTATTTGGTTCGAGTTCAGGTCGACGGCGCCGAGAGTTTGCTTGCAGTGGATGGGTCGGGCAAGTACGCAACGCCAAGAGTGACGATATGACGAACGACACGCGAAACTGGGAAGCACAAAGCAGACGCAGGTTGATGGCGGCGCTTGGCGAAGTTCGAACGGCAATTGCCCGAGTCGCCGGCGCTGACCTCTCGGATTGCCCTCTCACGGAATCCGTGCTCGCTTACGCGACGCGGCCTGTGCAACGGCTGATCGTTCCGGCGTCGTTCGCTGAGTCGGACGATAGAGGATCCGAACCTGCTGCGT harbors:
- a CDS encoding alpha-amylase; amino-acid sequence: MWKTFKRLMITLALVGVLEQVIPNAYAGAILQLYHDPQNPQFSWSWKTISQKLDNIKAAGFTALLISPHQAACGGKQSVGYDPYDFRSFDSAHGTGEELGELVKKVHRYGLQIYADMVMNHMCSNNFNYPRFGSNDFHHSGSINNWGDQWQVENGSLFGLEDLAQESSYVRGELWKYLVKTNNMGFDGYRWDAAKHVPKWYWKDHIVNNVNAWGKFNFGEVYDSNTAYLQQYIDTGMAVTDYTLYFLMRDCFQFGGNLAALDGAGLAGVNGPRAVTFVQNHDVGPPPNRLLAYAFISSYPGYPLYFDVSLNDANIINLVWIQNHLAIGAYLNRYKDQHTLIFERDHHLLAGINQYGDWVSKWVKTSWNNTKLHDHAGHVNDVWTNNDGYAEVWIPPLSYVMLAP
- a CDS encoding phage tail protein, translating into MAQFTVNAQRFDPYKNFKFRVKWDGRYVAGISKVSTLKRTTEVVKHREGGDPSSSRKSPGRTEYDAITLERGVTHDTEFEKWANKVWNYGSGLGAETSLKDFRKEITIELYNEAGQLALAYKVYRCWVSEFQSMPDLDANANAVAIARLKLENEGWERDYEVPEPSEPSFTEPAV